The segment GCGGCATTATTTCACCGCTGGACGATATCGAATCAGAATCACAAGCAAATATAACATAATTCTCAGTATGCGGAAACCCTTAACATCCCTACAATCAAGTTCAGGATTCTCAATAACGAGTAAATACTAGCCACTACTTCGTAACCCTGCACTAAGATTGAGTTTAATGGAAAATAGCTCTAACTCTTAGTCTTAATCATTTATCTCAGGGCTGATCAAGGCCCCTCGAGGGGAGCGGGAACTCGCACGGCCTGTGAATTCtatagaaagaagaagccgagagTACGACCTCATTTGACTTACTTATTGGTTTAATCAAGTAATCATGCAACCTAACGCAAGTGCAGTGCAATGGCGGAAGGCCTATGTGCAAACCCTGCATTGAAATCACAGCTTGCGTCTACAGCGCCGATGAGAGCGAAGATATGTCAGTCATGGAAAGGCGCAATGACGAACTGATTACTCTGTTGGAAAAATACACGTATTATACGGCATGACAAACTCACAGTCGATCGAGGAAGCACGAGAGATTTTTAACCACATACAGACCAACGATAATCCCATTGCGGCCTTCCAGATGGTCAAGGCCTCAGATCTACTACTGCAAGGCACCTCGAGTAAAGATACAATGCTATGATACGCTTCACACGGAAAGCATACAAGTCCGGCTCAGAACCTTTCGTGATAGGGGGCAACTTGTTCGACCTAAGACTCAGGTTAAGGTTTTCAGGGTAATTATGGATGCTGACCTCAAGCGCAAGGAGAATATTGCACGGAAAGCGACTAAATCATTGAATGCAGCCATAGAGCTGTAGAGGCTCAGTTGTGTCACTCCAGGATCAGCAAGACAGCTGTTTACAGTCACAGTAACCCCATTTATGGATTACGCCTTAAACGTCGGAATGCATGCCTGCTAGTACTGAAAGCAAGCTCTATCAATCGGGCTCAAATAATTCGGGCAAATCCAGCCACCGGGACTTTCCTCACGGCGGCAATAGGTGTAAAGAAACACAGGCACACATCGTCAGTGTATATGAGCGGCTCAGAGCGGGCAACCACTGATCTACGCACCGTACAAACCCAGCCCTAAATGCTACATTTCGCATCCGAAATTCGAGAAGATAGAATCGCTCGCCATTTTATGAGGTAGCAGTAGAACTTGATAAGACTTTAATAGAGTAGCTAGAAATAAATAACCCTTTTATGTTAGCACCTTGTATAGAATAAGTGTAAACTATAGTTAATAATCAGGATAGCTTGGGAATAATACAAGCCGGTATAAGACAGGCAGTACGCACCTCATTAAGAAGTTTTGCACGGAATATGGTAGTCGGAGTTAGTAGAGTCATTGGGATTCCTGCCTTGGCGCATAGAAGGTCAAAGCTTAAGTGCTTCTACTTCACACGTGGCATGAGAACGGAGCAGAACTCGTTCTCTGGGGAACTGGCAGCAATAGCATACCTATTAAGACAATTCTCTGATCATAAGTACCAAAGTGTAGGACTATAGGTAAGCAACAAAGTCATTATGCTTATAATCAGTAACCCTTACTAGCAGTCTCGCGAAGACTATATTAAGTGCCTTTACAGTTCGATTAGTATATTGAGATTTAAGAGAAATATAGGGGCAGTCATATAAAAGCCTACTACGCTGGTATTGACAAGCATAGCGAAGTCGGATTCATAGTAAACTTCTACAGATGCTTATCGGCCATGGGCATCACAGCATGCAGTGATACGCATTTTAGTGACCCAGAACACATACGCGTAGGGACGAAGCTATTCACCTCACAGGAACAGACAAGGCATGAGCAGGTTTTCATAATACGGCAAAGCCTGCCTCCGCTAGTGCCTCGTCCTTTGAGAGCATTGGAAGCCCCTGCATAGCGGATGGCAAAAAGAGCAGGTCCTCCAAGTTCTCTACTGCCTTTCCGGGTTGACACGGCGCTGTTTCTCTAACATCTTTATCCGTAATGGTGTCGGGAACAGAGACCTGGGCAACCATAGTGGGCGCAAAGAAATTGACAATACCACCGAATGATCTGCCAAGCCTCTCGTACTCCTCTAGATCTAGAGCAGCGCCTATCTCAATATTGACATCAGTGTTCCACTCCTTAGCCAGATGGCGGAGAAGGTGGAGGGCTTGTTCGGCAACGTGATGGTAACGCGCCATTTCTGCAAGTCCATCGATACCCTGCTTCACTGCCTCAGAGAGGTGAAGGTCAGTCCTCGCTGCCGTGCCTAACTTGTGTGCCTGTACCGTTCCGGCCATGAGAGCAAGGtggatgatggatgaggCCAGCGCGAAGTATGGCACGAAAGACGGCGCCAACTTCAGTGGGTATATCCGCGAGTAGGATGTGAGAAAGCCCTGTATGGCATTTGCAGCCTGTAAACAGACGTCTCGCGGTGATACCTCAGACTCGATAATACGCAAGTTAACAAAGGGCCAAAAGAGTAGTAAGGTTGCAAAGTGGTAGTACATGCTAGAGCAATGGTTAATAGTTTAAGCcattttaataaaatagttTTTCTTACTGGGCGAATAGCACTGCCGGAGTAAAGTTGTGACCGAGCCGCAGGACTTCGGGCACTCCGTTGTACCAGTCGAGGTACTCTGTATAGATGCCCAGTAGGCCCTGTGCTGTTAAGGTATTTCTAGGTGAGTGCAGAAGGTATAGAGATTTGTGTACCCGTTCACTTAGCTCACAGAGGCACTTATATACCGACCGCTCATTAGATGGCTGCTCATACTGTAGCTGCAGTGGCGCATCTAGGCCGAGTCAGTACACTGGTCGAAATATATCATCTCTTCCTCCGGCAGCTTACCGTCATCTGTGTAAGGAACCCAGACTGATGCCTCAACATCTCTTACAACAGCAGGCTTAGATGGCAAGTGCAGGGTATAAGAACAATTAGGCAATGAACCCGTTACCAGAGAAGACACACTAGGTAAATATCATTTGTCAGCTTGATGGCTACTTAGTACTTCTGTTGTTTAGCGTTCTTACTTATCTAGAGAAAATGCGCCCCAGAAAGTCGCCAACTGAACAGCAAGCTCCTCCTGATCTCCATTATCGGGGGTACGATGCAGGCCCATCTCAAAAGCCAGCCGTATGCTCTGTCCCGCATAATACCGACTCTCTGAGCCTCGACCACAATTAGCTTCTCGAATCGACATGATTCCCAAGGCTTGGATTGTCGTTAGAGAGTGGTGATCTGTCTCTTGGTCAAAGAGCCGCTGCGCCTCTTTAAAGAAGTGGTCGCCTGCCGACTGTGGGTCTTCAGAATCAGTCCTAGTAATAAGATTGGTGGAAAAGCGGCagccaagggcaagcaacGCATTAACAAGTAAGGGCGAGCAATATCTGTGTCTTCCATCGCGAAAATCTTGAAGGAAATGCCTTTTGCTAAGAGGTGCGAATACTGGATACTCCCAGCAAAAGTACAAAGCAAGAAGATGTAGTATCAAGTTGATGTTATTGGTAATGGCGGTCCATGCCGAAGGATGATGCTCCCATTCTCGTTGGTTTAAAACAAATGGAACATGATCTAGCCCATGGGATCGGGGTAGTCCAGCAGGCATATGGTCATCCTGCATGCCCTCGACCCATGATGCATTCCGAGAGTGTGACGGCCCTCGACGATTTTCCGAAGAGCTCATTACTTTCGGGTCAGGATTACTACCCGTGGCGTTCCCAGGTCCCAAGCTTAGGGGACAAGATGCGGCCGCCGAAGTACCGCCCGCAGGCGTAGAGGCGGAAGCGTCACTGAGGTTGGCGTTATGGCTACCTGGCGTGGCAACGACAGACAACCCACCACCACCCGAGGGCAGCGCCCCACGAAGCCAATCAGACAAGTTTTCGACGTCTTGTCCCTTGCACGGTCGTGTATTTAACGCCGATGCTACTTGTAAGAGAAGGTCGCCGTCATCCCCCTGCAGAATGGTTGTGGCACCATCAGTGCCTTTGCGAAGTCTGCGGAGGATGGCATGCGAGTCTTGTTCTGGTAGATTCATCAGAAGGTCGTAGAGCCGTTCGTAAATGTTGGCCCTTTCCTGTATTTCATCGTGTTTGCGCTTTAGGTCAAACAGGTCTTGATCGGAAGCCTGGTAATGGCACTCGAGACCTTTGTTGATACAAGCTTTGCATTTTGGACGTTCGCCACAACACTGCGTGGGAGAGATAGCGGGTTAGCGGGCTGAATCTGGCTGATTTCTCACaagaaatataaaagtattgAGCTTCGCACGTACTTTGGCCTTTCGTCTCCGACACGGTTCGCAGGCGATTTTTGTTAGATTGGCGCGGGGAAGGAGACGAGGTTGGAGCGATGGTCCTTGACTGGAGTCAGAACTAGTCCCCCCAGAACTCGGCCCTGGAGCTGGTCGAAGTTTACGAAGTTTGAAACCGCTCAAAGGCGATTGGTTGTCGCTAATAAACGGgtgtgaagatgaggaggacaTGTGTGAGTATGCAGAAATTCACTGACGTGAAATCATGCGGAGAATGACAAAGGGATAAAATAACGTCATAAGAGGGGTAGACAGCGTCGTGCCAAGAATTTAAAGTACAACAGTGGTTCAGAATGGCAACCAACCGCGCCCCGAATATTAATCCGTGACGCCCCACTTCACCACCTTGACTATCTGCcgcagggtaggcatgaTCTGTTAAATAGGCAgctgggaatgggctccATGTTCCTTCATcgcaatattattcttgtatctCCAAAAGGAGGGGGAATTGAACCAACCACTCCCTGGCAGACGGATCAGAGAATCAAGTCGACAAATAATAACATCACCACATTCTGGTCCACGTCTTATTCGCTTACGTATCGAACAATTAAAAGCCTCATCCGCTTACCAGCCATCTGCGCAGTCCAGAATCTCGCCACCATATGAGATGAAAAAACCAGTTTCGAGAATAAGAGGTTCACGAATGACACAGAGCTTTATCAAGCCTTGGATCGCATATCACGtgttaaatatattaaatgTTATTGAAGTCCGGGATCTTAAATTTGACTGATTGAAATACGATGTCGGCatatttgattgatttgttTTGATCTGTGAGCTGCGCTGAATGGAAACAACGACGCCCTGTGTATTGCCTAATAGCAGCTGTTAGATTACAGGCTGGGAATGGGATCCACCTCTTTTTTTAGCACAATATGATCCTTGAATCCAGACAAGGAGCGGAAATTGTACCAAACCCTTCCTGATAAAcgaatgaagaagaaaaagataaCAATCAAGTCCACGATTAACAAGATCACGACATTCTATTCCACGCTTCGAGACACTCAACCCGGCGTATTTGTGCGTTATCCAACAGTAGTTTTAAAACTCCTTGTTTGGCCCTTATGGGTAGATCATTCAAGCCCCGGCCAAGCTTCCAAATTGAGTTAGCGCATAAGAAGTTGTCACTTGTGACATCATAACATCAGGGTGAGGGACACATTTTTGTCGTCGCACGGTCCAGGATTTATTCAATACAGCTTTTCCTCAGGATTTACCTCGCCGCTAGCTTCCAGTTGCGAGTGGAATGCCAACCTCTGTTGGCCAGCCCGACATGGCCCGTAATAATGTATCACGTTCACGGGCCAATCAACCTCTGTATCGTCTTATAGATGACATAATTCGGTCTGCTGGAGAGCCTGCCATAGTACGGCAGATGATCCGTGagtgaggctgaggttgtTTATCAGCAAGAACTAACGACAGGAAGCACCTGGGACTAGGATCGATTGGCCAGTTGAAGACCTAGCAACATATGAGGCTCGATGTCATTCGATGACCCCACTGCAGGTTAATAGCATTGTCGATTTTAGCGCTCTCGACTTTGCTGGTGCAGTAGATGATTGTTTGATATGCCCTATATGCATGTTTACTATTATGACTCCGGTTGTAATACCATGCAATCATATCTTCTGCCTCGAATGCTTACAGAGGCACTATGAGATCAGCCAGACGTGCCCAATCGATAGGAAGAAATTCCGGGCAAATCGAATTCGGCTCTCAAAGGATATCGCCGAGCAGCTTGGCAACCTTATTGTGTTTTGCCCAAACTATCCTCGTGGATGCACGAAGCAAACGAGACGACGGGACGTGCTCACTCATGCTTTGAACTGTTCTCATATGTCCTCATAGTTTCCCTGTTTCTTAGGTCTAGGTATTAGCTACGTATACTCCTACAACCTCGTGCTTCAGCACCAATCGATCATACAAGTTTTGTACTATTATTTTCTCGCAAGGCGCAGCCGCATCCCTCGCTCGCTTCACCACCTTTACCATCCGCCTATGACTCCTTAAGTGCATGCCTGATGGGCTCCGACGTCGAGATGTCATTGTTGGAACACGAAATCGGCCCTCACTGTAAGCGATCGCGTAACCCCAACAGCAATCAGGGCAAGACAACATCCGGGAGATCTATAAACATGCCGAACAACTTGAAAAATGCGGAAACACTATTACGATGCCTTAGGTATTGTTCACAAATACCTCTTTCACACTAGGAGCAAGAACAAAGACCGAAGCACGAAGGGCAACAGATAGCGGATGTCAAGCAACAAGACCGCCGCATCAGACTCGATCGACCTAACTGAGTGTACTGCTGACACAGCGCAGACGGTGTATGGTGCTACCAGAATGCATAGGCAGCTATTCAAAGCGGCTCGACAAGCTGCTGCCCGGCAAACGCAAGCGCACACCATATGACGCCCTGAAGAGACGCGAATCTGACATCCTGGTGCAACTATGGACGGGAATGGCACGTGTCAATAGGTATCTACACTGGATAGGCGCATTGGAAACAGACATATGTGGCTGCGggcaggaagaagaaacggTGGACCATTTCCTCTTCCAATGCCCACGGTGGGACGAGCAACGAGAACACATGCGAAATGATGTCGACCGGGAAATGATAGGCAATCTATCGTTCTTCCTGGGAGGCAAGACAGCAGAGGACGGGCACAGGTGGAGCCCGAACTTGGAAGCGGTGCGAGGCAGCGATCAGGTTTGCGATAAGCATAGGCCGTTTGGATGCTACACAGACATGAAGAAAAATACTAACGAAGCAAGCAAGATATTAAGAACTAACACAGCACAGCCTCTGGTAGATAGACCAGGCTTCAGCCGCTGACGATGGGACGCTGAACATTTGGAGAATTTGGCCTTCAAGCAGGCCTGTCGTAGGGACAAGCGAGGCAATGTGGCGAGGAGTAGGGATTGGTGAGGTTGGAGGGCCTCAGGGCCAGAAGTCCGAAAAACAATGTAAAGATATTTAACGTTGTGGGCCCTATGAGGCGTATCCTCCCAGGCGGAATAAATTCAGTCAGTCAGACAGGGGTGGGGGCGGGACGGCGTCGGCACCAGGAAGAACGAAGATCCGCGGGCATGATCGCAGCCGGCTGGCCGGAAGCGAGCAGGCCCTAATATACTAAGATCAAAATCACCACCCTTTTTATTGTTCATTCCTATCAGTCCAAGCCTCAACCACTCCATACGGTGACTCATCAACCTTGACAACTGATTCTATTTTAAATTTTCATTTTTTATTTCCTAATCATGACCCCTAAGCTTCCATCTGCGCGCAAACGCGGTAGGCCGTCACTGAACGGcgcctcatcaccaccagaTTATCCAACCCAGCGAGCGTTACACGCAGCGCAGCGCATTCATCAAGCATGTGGCATGTGGCCAACTGAGTTCTGCAAAGGTTTTGTACCTGAGACTTGGGGTATTCGACTTATCGAGGGCCTTTCCGCGTTGGTCTCTCTGGTAGTGGCTGCTGAGAACGTGGAGCTCGACGAGCTGCGCCGTAGATTGAAGGTTTTCGCTACTAGCCATCCGCGCTCAGATCGACCGCGACTTCGTAAGTCAGATATTGCAAAGGTGCGAGAGTGGTTACGCAGGATGGGAATTGATACTAAACAAACACGGCGATGGAATGGACGTGCGGATGATCAAGTTGATGAGGATAAGACTGCGGACAGTGAAGGAACCAAGGCAAACTATGAACCGGTTGATGAGATTATCGCGTTAGgctctcaacaagatctCATCGAATACGAatatgaagatgaagaagaggctaaAGAAGATCCCGACTTGAAtgtcgaagaggaagagagcgCCTCTCATGAACGAAACCTTTGGTCGCGAAGCAGAGACATGGGTGATATTCCGGATGATGAGCCTATGGAGGGCACCATGGCGGTCAATCCTAGGTCTGCGCCGGCCAAAACCAATGGGCAATCCAGAGGCAGTCCTATCGCCTCCAACTCAGGCTCCCACGCAGCCGAGTCGAGCGCTCGCCTTCGGCGCAGCTTTCGACCACCATGTCGCTTGGTCCATGATACCCCCCAGAGCTCTATTCGCCGTCCAGGGGGACCGGATGAACAAGCTTCGGCGTCTTCTGCTGCTACAACTCC is part of the Fusarium oxysporum Fo47 chromosome VII, complete sequence genome and harbors:
- a CDS encoding uncharacterized protein (expressed protein), whose product is MPTSVGQPDMARNNVSRSRANQPLYRLIDDIIRSAGEPAIVRQMIPPGTRIDWPVEDLATYEARCHSMTPLQVNSIVDFSALDFAGAVDDCLICPICMFTIMTPVVIPCNHIFCLECLQRHYEISQTCPIDRKKFRANRIRLSKDIAEQLGNLIVFCPNYPRGCTKQTRRRDVLTHALNCSHMSS
- a CDS encoding fungal-specific transcription factor domain-containing protein — translated: MSSSSSHPFISDNQSPLSGFKLRKLRPAPGPSSGGTSSDSSQGPSLQPRLLPRANLTKIACEPCRRRKAKCCGERPKCKACINKGLECHYQASDQDLFDLKRKHDEIQERANIYERLYDLLMNLPEQDSHAILRRLRKGTDGATTILQGDDGDLLLQVASALNTRPCKGQDVENLSDWLRGALPSGGGGLSVVATPGSHNANLSDASASTPAGGTSAAASCPLSLGPGNATGSNPDPKVMSSSENRRGPSHSRNASWVEGMQDDHMPAGLPRSHGLDHVPFVLNQREWEHHPSAWTAITNNINLILHLLALYFCWEYPVFAPLSKRHFLQDFRDGRHRYCSPLLVNALLALGCRFSTNLITRTDSEDPQSAGDHFFKEAQRLFDQETDHHSLTTIQALGIMSIREANCGRGSESRYYAGQSIRLAFEMGLHRTPDNGDQEELAVQLATFWGAFSLDNVSSLVTGSLPNCSYTLHLPSKPAVVRDVEASVWVPYTDDDAPLQLQYEQPSNERSVYKCLCELSERVHKSLYLLHSPRNTLTAQGLLGIYTEYLDWYNGVPEVLRLGHNFTPAVLFAHMYYHFATLLLFWPFVNLRIIESEVSPRDVCLQAANAIQGFLTSYSRIYPLKLAPSFVPYFALASSIIHLALMAGTVQAHKLGTAARTDLHLSEAVKQGIDGLAEMARYHHVAEQALHLLRHLAKEWNTDVNIEIGAALDLEEYERLGRSFGGIVNFFAPTMVAQVSVPDTITDKDVRETAPCQPGKAVENLEDLLFLPSAMQGLPMLSKDEALAEAGFAVL